Proteins encoded within one genomic window of Dyadobacter chenhuakuii:
- a CDS encoding hemolysin family protein, whose translation MSMLFLGLTVVFFILAGYYGAVRSVLLDVSIDRYSLRHEKSEEVYETLYWRRILRMIRLLTVALGCFWAIAAFYPVLLVDLGVHEGALIAGMFAVLIVVWMASYSSWVKIGRAFPKALDLTAFPVRVAEWVITPLYWVVEPFVKENILSPSLRDDAASADDPDFDDHSIEERMFINALDFKDLRIRDCMIPRTEISAVNVNASIEDLRTAFLTSGHSKIIVHRESVDEVLGYCHALSLFKKPKEISNIITPILIVPEAMPASDLMLRFLEERRSLALVVDEFGGTSGLVSVEDVVEQIFGEIQDEYDSTEDWTERKLDDDSYILSARHELDYLNEKYGWELPEGDYDTLAGMLIDNFGDLPEVNETVSIPPYAFQVVSMQDTRIELVRLTIEEREKKSDKS comes from the coding sequence ATGAGCATGCTATTCCTGGGTCTGACGGTTGTTTTTTTTATCCTGGCGGGTTATTACGGGGCTGTGCGCTCTGTTTTGCTGGATGTTTCAATCGACCGTTATTCGTTACGCCACGAAAAATCCGAAGAGGTTTACGAAACATTATACTGGCGCAGGATATTGCGCATGATCCGGTTATTGACCGTTGCATTGGGCTGTTTCTGGGCCATAGCGGCATTTTATCCGGTTCTGTTGGTGGATCTTGGCGTTCATGAAGGCGCATTGATTGCCGGCATGTTCGCTGTTTTGATCGTGGTTTGGATGGCGAGTTATTCCAGTTGGGTGAAAATCGGACGTGCATTTCCGAAGGCGTTGGACCTTACGGCGTTTCCCGTCCGCGTTGCAGAATGGGTCATCACGCCGCTTTACTGGGTTGTGGAGCCGTTTGTTAAGGAGAATATTCTGTCGCCATCATTGCGCGACGATGCCGCTTCTGCCGATGATCCGGATTTTGACGATCATAGCATTGAAGAACGAATGTTTATCAATGCATTGGATTTTAAAGACTTGCGTATTCGCGATTGCATGATCCCGCGGACTGAAATCTCGGCGGTGAATGTCAACGCAAGCATTGAAGACCTGCGGACTGCTTTTTTGACTAGCGGTCACTCCAAAATCATCGTGCACCGTGAATCGGTGGATGAAGTTTTAGGTTACTGCCATGCATTATCCCTTTTCAAGAAGCCAAAAGAGATAAGCAACATTATCACGCCCATTCTGATCGTGCCGGAAGCAATGCCTGCGAGCGACCTGATGCTGCGGTTTTTAGAAGAAAGAAGAAGTCTGGCTTTGGTGGTGGATGAGTTTGGCGGGACGTCGGGATTGGTGAGTGTGGAAGATGTCGTCGAGCAGATTTTTGGGGAAATTCAGGATGAATATGACTCCACGGAAGACTGGACGGAGCGTAAACTGGACGATGACAGCTACATTCTCAGCGCACGCCACGAACTCGATTATCTGAACGAAAAATACGGCTGGGAGCTTCCTGAAGGCGATTACGACACATTAGCCGGCATGTTAATCGACAATTTTGGCGACTTACCCGAAGTGAACGAAACTGTAAGCATTCCACCCTACGCATTCCAGGTGGTTTCCATGCAGGACACGCGCATTGAGCTCGTCAGATTGACCATTGAAGAAAGGGAAAAAAAGAGCGATAAAAGTTAA
- the bla gene encoding class A beta-lactamase, subclass A2: MKVKTLRRILLPALFVLPNLLFAQKSDFKSQLESITKQIDGIAGVAIKDLEGNETLILNADHKFPMLSSFKFPIAMAVLDQVDKGKLALDQKYHLTKEDVQLKTYSPLRDKYPDGNVDLTIADLLASMVSLSDNIACDILFKLAGGTKPVQDYVHSLGVKDIAIVANEEQMGQDWNVQYTNWCKPGAMLQLLDIFYKGKNLSKSSHDFLSKIMIDGPTGMNRIKGQLPKEAVVAHKTGTSGTNDKGVMAAVNDVGIVKMANGKSFAIVLFMSNSTAELKAIESVMAQVSKAAYEHYAAK; the protein is encoded by the coding sequence ATGAAAGTAAAGACATTACGGCGCATTCTCCTACCGGCATTATTTGTATTACCCAATTTATTATTTGCGCAAAAGTCCGATTTCAAGAGTCAGCTGGAAAGCATTACGAAGCAGATTGACGGCATAGCGGGTGTTGCTATAAAGGATTTGGAAGGGAACGAAACATTGATTTTAAATGCAGATCACAAGTTCCCCATGCTCAGCTCTTTCAAATTTCCTATCGCGATGGCGGTTTTGGATCAGGTGGATAAAGGGAAATTAGCATTGGATCAAAAGTATCACCTTACCAAAGAGGACGTTCAACTGAAAACTTACAGCCCGCTGCGCGACAAATATCCGGATGGAAATGTCGATCTTACCATTGCAGATTTGCTGGCCAGCATGGTTTCGTTGAGTGATAACATTGCCTGCGATATTCTTTTCAAACTGGCCGGCGGCACAAAACCCGTTCAGGATTATGTGCATAGTTTAGGCGTAAAAGACATTGCGATTGTTGCCAACGAGGAGCAAATGGGGCAGGATTGGAATGTGCAATATACCAACTGGTGTAAGCCCGGAGCAATGCTGCAACTGCTTGATATTTTTTACAAAGGGAAAAATCTTTCCAAATCCAGCCATGATTTTTTATCAAAGATCATGATCGATGGCCCCACTGGCATGAACCGGATTAAAGGTCAATTGCCGAAAGAAGCCGTTGTGGCGCATAAAACAGGCACTTCGGGTACGAACGATAAGGGCGTGATGGCGGCTGTTAATGATGTCGGCATTGTGAAAATGGCCAATGGAAAGAGCTTCGCTATCGTACTTTTTATGTCAAATTCCACAGCCGAGCTGAAAGCGATCGAATCGGTTATGGCGCAGGTTTCGAAGGCGGCATATGAACATTATGCCGCTAAATAG
- a CDS encoding ABC transporter ATP-binding protein gives MQISVEKIGKKFVKEWIVRNATFELAAGQQYTFVGPNGSGKSTLLQLLTGIVPVSEGTIRYIDQSGKEIEVDHWYKHLVIAAPYLELIEEFTLRELIQFHSKFKAFKNGISFKDFEDFIQLPHASGKTLRHFSSGMKQRVKLGLAFMSDVPVIFLDEPTTNLDVPGINWYLDHVVHHTQNQLVLLGSNVKQEYEFCENIISVSAFK, from the coding sequence GTGCAGATATCAGTTGAGAAAATAGGTAAAAAATTTGTCAAGGAATGGATTGTCCGTAACGCTACATTTGAGCTGGCAGCTGGGCAGCAATACACATTTGTAGGCCCCAACGGCAGCGGAAAATCGACTTTATTGCAATTGCTGACGGGTATTGTCCCCGTTTCCGAGGGCACCATCAGATACATTGATCAATCGGGAAAGGAAATCGAAGTAGACCATTGGTACAAACATCTGGTGATCGCTGCGCCTTATCTCGAACTGATCGAGGAGTTTACATTGCGTGAGCTAATCCAGTTTCACAGCAAATTCAAAGCATTTAAAAACGGCATTTCATTCAAAGATTTTGAGGATTTTATACAATTGCCGCATGCCAGCGGGAAGACGCTCCGGCATTTTTCCTCCGGCATGAAACAGCGCGTAAAGCTGGGGCTGGCTTTTATGTCAGATGTTCCCGTCATTTTTCTCGATGAACCTACGACCAATCTGGATGTCCCGGGTATCAATTGGTATCTCGATCACGTGGTGCATCACACACAAAATCAGCTCGTTCTGCTGGGCTCGAATGTGAAGCAGGAATATGAATTCTGTGAAAATATCATCTCAGTTTCTGCGTTCAAATAG
- a CDS encoding DUF7948 domain-containing protein, which yields MRRNLRPVVLIFVFLTCIMGNCLAAGMHFIENRGQWESDILFRTEIPGGFLFLKKQSLVYVLYDAAQVSANHGKKPVASNGAREVEKSIAAHGVEVRFIGASANVKYAANAPIETGFNYFLGKEEAHWAGNVKGFQEVIYKNIYEGIDMRVYLHQFKLKYEFIVHPQADPSQIRMKYNGAEQVSVNETGQIVVKTSIGQFKEAEPYSFQQINARTTEVSSKFLLSADNVVTFSIPKAYNKSEKLTIDPELIFSTYSGSVADNWGHTATYDDEGNLYSGGTVFGANFPATVGAFQTKFEGLVDVSIMKFTPDGSKLIYATFLGGSQTDIPSSLIVNSKKELLILGTTSSKNFPTRTGAFQTTFGGGTKIIPISGLDLDNGSDIFVAKMSADGKQLAASTFAGGSGNDGVSMSDLATIRNYGDAFRGEIGVDKEDNVFIVSSTNSANFPLKNPVQDKFAGVQDGVVLKFNAGLNNLLWGTFVGGNEWDAAYSLKVSAAGDIYVAGITQSKNLPTTASSYQKALNGTEDGFVARYVNDKLAGTTYLGTANQDGAYLLDLDAANNVYVYGLTNGPYPVSKGVYQNAKSGQFVHALDGALSKTIFSTVIGSGRGVPDISPTAFLVSECGNIYLAGWGGNVNSSTGNNVNSTTNNMVVTDDAIQSLTNGNNFYIAILEQNAKSLLYATYFGSRDRSGQVQGDHVDGGTSRFDKNGTIYHATCACGGSSFPATPQAWSKTNNSENCNNAAFKIDIDRLKADFDVYSGSTKDVLRGCAPLSLSFVNTSEGGVDYIWDVGGSTFSREEDQSEYTFTKPGEYTVTLKAYNRLSCKRMDVAQKKIIVETLNSKIKADTTVCENTKLQLWASGGTQYKWSPATGMDNASIAMPSVTIREDAEFSVEISNASGCKVTEKMKVSVDKKTDFIDMPDVEVCAGATVVLSVSGDGTKYRWLATEGLEETIGKTVTVKPQKTTNYTIEGTYADGCRPVREITVKVDRAHEPIFEINQSGGACNAPFSYSLSNQTKNAQRYEWNLGTGNTITDPEINEYIYETPGEYTVTLTAYNSAGCALTASKKITASPPFTLANVITPNGDGKNDLFIVPVLPASLEVFNRWGKSVYKTADYKNDWGKGIGNGTYFYVVDTPQGNHCKGWVEVLE from the coding sequence ATGCGGAGAAATTTACGTCCAGTCGTCTTAATTTTCGTGTTTTTAACCTGCATTATGGGCAACTGCCTGGCTGCCGGAATGCATTTTATTGAAAACCGCGGTCAGTGGGAATCCGACATTTTGTTCCGCACCGAAATCCCCGGCGGCTTCCTGTTTCTGAAAAAACAATCACTCGTTTACGTACTATATGATGCCGCCCAGGTTTCCGCCAATCATGGAAAAAAGCCTGTGGCTTCAAATGGTGCGCGCGAAGTTGAAAAATCCATTGCCGCGCATGGTGTAGAAGTGCGGTTTATTGGCGCTTCTGCAAATGTCAAATATGCGGCTAATGCACCCATTGAAACCGGTTTCAACTATTTTTTGGGCAAAGAAGAGGCGCATTGGGCGGGTAATGTGAAGGGTTTTCAGGAGGTGATTTATAAAAATATTTATGAGGGGATTGATATGCGTGTTTACCTGCATCAATTCAAACTCAAATATGAATTCATCGTGCATCCGCAGGCTGATCCGTCGCAAATCCGGATGAAATACAACGGTGCTGAGCAGGTTTCCGTGAACGAAACGGGCCAGATTGTTGTCAAAACGAGCATCGGGCAGTTCAAAGAAGCGGAACCCTATTCCTTTCAGCAGATTAATGCGCGGACAACCGAAGTTTCCTCGAAATTTCTTTTGTCAGCCGATAACGTGGTCACATTCAGCATTCCCAAAGCTTATAATAAATCAGAAAAGCTCACGATTGATCCGGAATTGATCTTTTCCACTTATTCCGGCTCCGTTGCGGACAACTGGGGACATACGGCGACGTATGATGATGAGGGGAATCTGTATTCCGGCGGGACGGTTTTTGGGGCCAATTTTCCGGCGACAGTCGGTGCTTTTCAAACCAAATTTGAAGGGTTAGTAGACGTTTCCATCATGAAATTCACGCCGGATGGCAGCAAACTCATTTACGCAACATTCCTTGGCGGGAGCCAGACCGACATTCCAAGCAGCCTGATCGTCAACAGCAAAAAGGAATTGCTGATCTTAGGCACAACATCTTCCAAGAACTTTCCAACGAGAACGGGCGCATTTCAAACCACATTTGGCGGCGGAACAAAGATTATCCCCATTTCCGGGCTGGATCTTGATAACGGCAGCGACATTTTTGTGGCTAAAATGAGCGCCGACGGCAAACAACTGGCAGCCTCCACCTTCGCAGGCGGCAGCGGGAACGACGGCGTAAGCATGAGCGATCTGGCAACAATCCGCAATTACGGCGACGCATTCAGAGGTGAGATCGGCGTGGATAAGGAGGATAATGTCTTTATCGTATCCTCAACCAATTCGGCCAATTTTCCCCTGAAAAATCCTGTGCAGGATAAATTCGCAGGCGTGCAGGATGGGGTGGTTTTAAAGTTTAATGCAGGGCTAAATAATTTGCTATGGGGCACATTTGTAGGGGGAAACGAGTGGGATGCCGCTTATTCGCTGAAAGTTTCGGCCGCAGGCGACATTTACGTAGCCGGAATCACTCAAAGCAAGAATCTGCCGACCACAGCGTCCTCCTATCAAAAAGCATTGAATGGAACAGAAGATGGATTTGTAGCGCGTTATGTTAACGACAAATTGGCGGGCACCACTTACCTGGGCACCGCGAACCAGGATGGCGCTTATTTGCTGGACCTGGATGCGGCTAACAATGTGTATGTCTATGGACTAACGAATGGTCCTTATCCGGTGAGTAAGGGTGTTTATCAAAATGCGAAGAGCGGTCAGTTTGTACATGCGTTGGACGGCGCGTTATCTAAAACCATTTTTTCAACGGTTATAGGATCAGGAAGAGGCGTTCCTGACATTTCACCGACTGCATTTCTGGTGAGCGAATGTGGCAACATTTACCTGGCAGGCTGGGGCGGCAATGTGAATTCGTCCACCGGCAATAATGTAAACAGCACAACTAATAATATGGTCGTTACCGACGACGCGATCCAGTCATTGACCAACGGAAATAACTTTTACATTGCCATTCTCGAACAAAACGCAAAATCGCTGCTATATGCCACCTATTTCGGCAGCCGCGACCGTTCGGGCCAGGTCCAGGGAGATCACGTGGACGGCGGAACGAGCCGGTTTGATAAAAACGGGACGATTTATCATGCAACCTGCGCGTGCGGCGGAAGCAGTTTTCCGGCAACGCCTCAGGCCTGGTCAAAGACAAACAACAGCGAGAATTGTAACAACGCAGCATTCAAAATAGACATTGACCGACTGAAAGCTGACTTCGACGTTTATTCGGGAAGCACCAAAGACGTGCTGCGTGGCTGCGCGCCATTGTCCTTATCTTTTGTAAACACAAGCGAAGGCGGCGTGGATTACATCTGGGATGTCGGGGGAAGCACGTTTTCGCGCGAAGAGGATCAATCGGAATATACATTTACCAAACCTGGCGAATACACCGTTACATTAAAGGCATACAATCGGCTGAGTTGCAAGCGCATGGACGTTGCGCAGAAGAAGATCATCGTTGAAACGCTGAATAGCAAGATTAAGGCGGATACCACGGTTTGCGAAAACACGAAATTACAACTCTGGGCTTCTGGCGGGACGCAGTATAAATGGTCACCTGCAACCGGAATGGACAATGCATCGATAGCTATGCCGTCCGTAACGATCCGGGAGGACGCCGAATTTTCCGTTGAGATCAGCAATGCAAGCGGCTGTAAGGTGACCGAGAAAATGAAGGTTTCTGTTGATAAAAAGACTGATTTCATCGATATGCCGGATGTGGAAGTTTGCGCCGGAGCGACTGTTGTGCTGAGTGTTTCGGGCGATGGGACGAAATATCGTTGGCTGGCAACAGAGGGCTTGGAAGAAACCATTGGAAAAACGGTCACGGTGAAGCCGCAAAAAACAACCAATTACACTATTGAAGGCACTTATGCGGACGGTTGCCGGCCGGTGCGCGAGATTACGGTGAAGGTGGATAGGGCGCATGAGCCTATTTTTGAAATAAATCAGTCTGGTGGGGCTTGTAATGCACCTTTCAGCTATTCGCTGTCCAATCAAACCAAAAATGCGCAGCGATACGAATGGAACCTGGGCACGGGGAATACCATCACGGATCCGGAAATTAATGAATATATTTACGAAACGCCGGGCGAATACACAGTCACATTAACTGCTTATAACAGTGCGGGATGCGCATTGACGGCATCAAAAAAAATAACTGCATCGCCGCCATTTACATTAGCTAATGTGATCACGCCGAATGGGGATGGCAAGAATGATCTGTTCATCGTGCCCGTTTTGCCGGCTTCGCTTGAAGTGTTTAACCGCTGGGGGAAATCGGTTTACAAGACGGCAGATTATAAAAATGATTGGGGCAAAGGCATTGGTAACGGGACCTATTTCTATGTGGTGGACACGCCGCAGGGCAACCATTGCAAAGGCTGGGTAGAAGTTCTGGAATAA
- a CDS encoding DUF4920 domain-containing protein, producing MKKVMMLMLLALGTLIAEAQTENHFGKEITESKAIKASTLPKQMGDKKEMAAKVSGEVESVCQVKGCWMTVKLDNGETMRVMFKDYGFFVPKDITGKTVVFEGQAQKKTIPVEHLQHYAKDAGQSQEEIAKITEPKDELTFVADGVIVK from the coding sequence ATGAAAAAAGTAATGATGCTCATGTTGCTCGCCCTGGGCACATTGATCGCAGAAGCGCAAACCGAAAACCATTTTGGCAAGGAAATTACCGAGAGCAAGGCCATTAAAGCCAGTACTTTGCCCAAACAAATGGGGGATAAAAAAGAAATGGCAGCCAAGGTGAGCGGCGAGGTGGAGTCTGTTTGTCAGGTTAAAGGGTGCTGGATGACGGTGAAGCTGGATAATGGTGAAACAATGCGTGTAATGTTCAAGGATTACGGATTTTTTGTTCCAAAAGACATAACGGGCAAAACGGTCGTTTTCGAAGGACAGGCGCAAAAGAAAACGATCCCGGTGGAGCATTTGCAACATTATGCAAAGGACGCCGGTCAGAGTCAGGAAGAGATAGCAAAAATCACCGAGCCGAAGGATGAGCTGACCTTTGTTGCCGATGGCGTGATCGTGAAATAA
- a CDS encoding SGNH/GDSL hydrolase family protein, whose translation MKFKTAIAFVGLILSFQFTFAQTAKLNWWNPQTATFPVLEGQGWPKEVKNPYDRLPARAEKQVREQVWGLSNQSAGLMLRFRANASEISIRYVVNGKHALPHMPATGVSGVDLYAISSDGDWRWCAGKYAFGDTITYTFRGLEPNDSYHKRGREYRLYLPLYNSVKWLEVGTPDGTEFTPLATRPDKPIVIYGTSIAHGACASRPGMAWTAILGRKLDHPLINLGFSGNGRLEEEVVSIVSEIDAKLFVLDCLPNLTIRPDSKLGLTIEDVKNRILATTRTLRKKHPKTPIVLASHAGYTDEDMNPQSKHFYSEVNETLKEAFAQLKAEGITQLYIIPKADFGQHIETMVDGTHPNDLGMMRYAEGYEKHLRQILHEYKGEASTTQPVIQMREPNNYDWEARHAEILDLNKKNPTATVVIGNSITHFWGGLPKGPRANGADSWDNTFGKNARNMGYGWDRIENVLWRINHGELDGYAARQIFVNIGTNNLHLNSDEEIVEGWRMLIDAIKFHQPDAQITMLGIYPRRQQEGRVAVINEKLAQLTGEANVNFLDPGKVFLRKGGKIDESLFSDGLHPNAKGYKMLGDAIKPFVK comes from the coding sequence ATGAAGTTCAAAACCGCCATAGCCTTTGTTGGGCTGATCCTCTCGTTCCAATTTACATTCGCCCAGACCGCAAAATTAAACTGGTGGAATCCGCAAACAGCAACATTCCCTGTTTTGGAAGGTCAGGGTTGGCCGAAGGAAGTTAAAAATCCCTATGACCGGTTGCCGGCGCGTGCAGAGAAGCAGGTTAGGGAGCAGGTTTGGGGATTGTCCAACCAGTCGGCCGGGTTAATGCTGCGGTTCCGGGCGAATGCATCGGAAATAAGCATTCGCTATGTTGTGAACGGCAAGCACGCGTTGCCGCACATGCCTGCAACGGGTGTAAGCGGAGTGGATCTTTACGCCATTTCCAGCGACGGCGACTGGCGCTGGTGCGCCGGGAAATATGCCTTTGGCGACACCATAACCTACACATTCAGAGGCTTGGAGCCCAATGATTCCTATCACAAGAGAGGACGGGAATACAGGCTTTATCTCCCGTTATATAACAGTGTAAAATGGCTGGAAGTGGGCACTCCGGATGGAACGGAATTCACACCACTTGCCACCCGGCCAGATAAACCCATCGTCATCTACGGCACATCCATCGCACACGGCGCGTGCGCTTCACGCCCGGGAATGGCCTGGACAGCAATTTTAGGCCGAAAGCTGGATCACCCGCTCATTAATCTCGGATTCTCCGGAAACGGTCGACTTGAAGAAGAAGTGGTCAGCATTGTCTCGGAAATTGATGCCAAGCTATTTGTGCTCGATTGTCTTCCCAATCTTACGATAAGGCCAGATTCCAAGCTTGGACTCACCATTGAAGACGTAAAAAACAGGATCCTTGCCACCACGCGGACACTCCGCAAAAAGCATCCAAAGACGCCCATAGTCCTTGCATCGCACGCCGGTTACACGGATGAAGATATGAACCCGCAAAGCAAGCATTTTTACAGTGAGGTTAATGAAACATTGAAAGAAGCATTCGCGCAGCTCAAAGCGGAAGGTATTACACAGTTATATATTATTCCAAAAGCTGATTTCGGACAGCATATCGAGACTATGGTGGACGGAACGCATCCTAATGACCTTGGTATGATGCGTTATGCGGAAGGTTACGAGAAGCATTTGCGGCAGATTTTGCATGAATATAAAGGCGAAGCGTCCACAACCCAACCGGTGATTCAAATGAGGGAGCCGAATAATTACGATTGGGAAGCGCGGCACGCGGAGATCTTGGATCTAAACAAAAAGAATCCAACGGCAACTGTCGTTATCGGAAACTCCATTACACATTTTTGGGGAGGTTTACCGAAAGGTCCACGGGCCAATGGAGCTGATTCCTGGGACAATACTTTTGGTAAAAATGCTCGCAATATGGGCTATGGCTGGGATCGGATCGAGAATGTGCTCTGGCGTATTAACCACGGAGAACTGGACGGCTATGCTGCCAGGCAGATTTTTGTCAACATTGGCACAAATAACCTGCATTTGAATTCGGATGAGGAAATTGTGGAAGGCTGGCGAATGCTCATTGACGCAATCAAGTTTCATCAACCCGATGCACAGATCACTATGCTGGGAATTTATCCGAGGCGTCAGCAGGAAGGACGGGTTGCTGTGATCAATGAAAAACTCGCGCAGCTGACCGGCGAAGCCAATGTAAATTTCCTGGACCCGGGAAAGGTGTTTTTACGAAAAGGCGGCAAAATCGACGAATCACTCTTCTCCGACGGACTGCATCCGAATGCAAAAGGATATAAAATGCTGGGAGATGCGATCAAGCCATTTGTTAAATAA
- a CDS encoding 1,4-dihydroxy-2-naphthoate polyprenyltransferase: MNPWIEAARPRTLPLALSCILMGCFLAASTGRFSWAVAGLSVLTTILLQVLSNFANDYGDAVNGKDTELREGPRRAVHSGHIQASTMLKAIIVFSILALISGISLLIIALKGAPANVFWVFLGIGIACIIAAITYTAGKRPYGYVGLGDLSVLIFFGWVGVLGSSYLHTHVWDWGLLLPASSCGLFAVGVLNINNIRDIESDKATGKNSIPVRLGREKAIAYHWTILIIGMLCVSVYTAEHFSGYTSLIFLLSFPLFIKNGLAISRLKKASELDPYLKQMAFSTLLFVILFGIGVVL, translated from the coding sequence ATGAACCCCTGGATTGAAGCAGCCCGTCCCCGCACATTGCCTCTTGCACTTTCATGTATCTTAATGGGCTGTTTCCTGGCAGCTTCCACAGGAAGGTTCAGCTGGGCTGTTGCGGGATTGAGCGTTTTGACAACAATTTTACTGCAAGTGCTTTCCAATTTCGCCAATGACTATGGTGATGCCGTCAACGGTAAAGACACTGAGTTACGCGAAGGTCCGCGCAGGGCCGTTCATTCCGGGCACATTCAGGCTTCTACCATGCTGAAAGCCATTATTGTTTTCTCAATTCTGGCATTAATTTCAGGAATTTCGCTTCTGATCATCGCCTTGAAAGGCGCTCCTGCTAATGTCTTCTGGGTTTTTCTGGGGATTGGCATCGCGTGCATTATTGCTGCGATTACTTACACGGCAGGGAAGCGTCCATATGGTTATGTGGGATTGGGAGATTTGTCGGTTCTCATATTTTTTGGATGGGTAGGCGTACTGGGAAGCAGTTATTTGCACACGCATGTTTGGGATTGGGGCCTGCTCCTTCCTGCTTCGAGCTGCGGACTTTTCGCCGTTGGTGTTCTCAACATTAATAACATTCGTGACATTGAATCTGATAAAGCGACGGGAAAAAACTCCATTCCCGTCCGCCTCGGACGGGAAAAAGCGATTGCTTATCACTGGACGATCCTGATCATTGGAATGCTCTGCGTTTCGGTTTATACAGCCGAGCACTTTTCTGGTTATACGAGCTTGATTTTCCTGCTGAGCTTTCCTTTATTTATCAAAAATGGCCTGGCAATTTCCAGGTTGAAAAAAGCCAGCGAACTGGATCCCTATTTGAAACAAATGGCATTTTCTACATTGCTATTTGTGATTCTGTTCGGCATAGGCGTTGTTTTGTGA
- a CDS encoding DUF5618 family protein encodes MKDITEAKRYISNAKEILREKAIKENGVYKDRKYVKMAGHTAYAGVLVALDSVLGEKKTKTRKSVEWYQKELSTTDKKILSYFLAAYDTLHLSMSYDGNLSAGVSTEGLQLAEKIIDWAERKTQA; translated from the coding sequence ATGAAAGACATTACCGAAGCTAAGCGCTACATCTCCAACGCAAAAGAGATTCTGAGAGAAAAAGCGATTAAGGAAAATGGTGTTTACAAGGATCGTAAATACGTAAAGATGGCTGGACACACTGCATATGCTGGCGTTTTGGTGGCATTAGATAGTGTTTTAGGAGAAAAAAAGACAAAGACCAGAAAAAGCGTTGAATGGTATCAAAAAGAATTATCAACGACTGACAAGAAAATCCTCTCTTATTTTCTGGCCGCTTATGACACGCTCCACTTGTCGATGAGTTACGACGGAAATTTGAGCGCGGGTGTTTCAACCGAAGGTCTCCAACTTGCAGAAAAAATTATTGACTGGGCGGAGCGCAAAACGCAAGCCTGA
- a CDS encoding glutathione peroxidase, whose product MITSLISGLFADKSEIATRPAHDVVAKQTLYDFKVKSLVGNKTVDLSKYKGKKVVILNVASKCGYTKQYADWEKFNKEHGDKVVVLGFPANNFGGQEPGTSEEIATFCSATYGVTFPMFEKVSVTGEDQAPIYKWLTTKDLNGWNDKAPTWNFCKYVINEKGELTNFFASKILPTDPEFLTAVGI is encoded by the coding sequence ATGATCACGAGTTTAATATCCGGCCTTTTCGCCGATAAGTCCGAGATTGCGACAAGACCTGCCCATGACGTTGTTGCTAAGCAAACGCTTTATGATTTCAAGGTTAAATCTCTGGTAGGAAATAAGACGGTTGACCTGAGCAAATACAAAGGCAAAAAAGTGGTGATCCTGAATGTTGCTTCCAAATGCGGCTATACCAAGCAATATGCAGATTGGGAAAAGTTCAACAAGGAGCACGGAGATAAAGTGGTTGTGTTGGGCTTCCCTGCAAACAACTTTGGTGGCCAGGAGCCAGGCACAAGCGAGGAAATCGCAACTTTCTGCTCGGCAACTTACGGCGTAACTTTCCCGATGTTTGAGAAGGTTTCCGTTACGGGTGAAGATCAGGCGCCTATTTACAAATGGCTTACTACAAAGGATTTGAACGGCTGGAACGACAAAGCTCCAACCTGGAATTTCTGCAAATATGTAATAAATGAGAAAGGTGAGCTAACCAATTTCTTCGCCTCAAAAATCCTTCCGACTGACCCAGAGTTTTTGACAGCGGTTGGCATTTAA